From a single Lycium ferocissimum isolate CSIRO_LF1 unplaced genomic scaffold, AGI_CSIRO_Lferr_CH_V1 ctg7718, whole genome shotgun sequence genomic region:
- the LOC132045711 gene encoding uncharacterized protein LOC132045711 isoform X2 produces the protein MFHSSFPFFSIPNSTSGLLTQPYQISPSSSHNPPHPTAPTTMLSPSPISLLCALLLCLPLAIIFTITTPLTSSSVPTTNTPPRNTTSNIIHPKTISTNKTQEKSKEIHSARLPPPVARGGSTSSGAHKLQILNPPTPIASHEEVDDDDSMLFQEAGRVSPITKLVTAPKKLAFMFLTTTALPFAPLWEIFFNNTPKNLYNIYIHADPRFDYTPPFQGVFAHRVIPSKPTRRHSPTLTSAARRLLARALLHDKYNYMFALLSPSCIPLHSFNFTYTTLTKSRKSFIEILGNESWAHGRYAARGEHAMLPEVKFDDFRIGSQFFVIKRKHAWIVVRDRRLWSKFKLPCLEASTCYPEEQYFSTLLNMVDPQVGGLNRVVSQLL, from the exons ATGTTTCACTCAtcctttccatttttttccatTCCCAATAGTACTAGTGGACTTTTAACTCAACCCTACCAAATCTCACCATCTTCATCTCAtaacccaccccaccccaccgcCCCCACCACCATGCTTTCTCCTTCTCCAATCTCTCTACTTTGTGCTCTTTTACTTTGCTTACCCCTTGCTATTATCTTCACTATCACCACCCCTCTTACTTCCTCCTCAGTCCCCACCACCAACACACCACCTAGGAACACGACTAGTAACATCATACACCCTAAGACAATATCAACAaacaaaacccaagaaaaaaGCAAGGAAATTCATAGTGCAAGATTACCTCCACCAGTAgccaggggcggatccacctCTTCAG GAGcacataaacttcaaattctgaatCCGCCGACGCCAATAGCTTCGCATGAGGAAGTTGATGATGATGACTCAATGTTGTTCCAAGAAGCTGGACGAGTCAGCCCGATAACCAAACTAGTTACAGCACCAAAGAAGCTAGCTTTTATGTTTCTCACAACCACCGCACTTCCATTTGCCCCATTATGGGAAATTTTCTTCAACAACACACCTAAAAATCtttacaacatatacatacatgcaGACCCACGTTTCGACTATACACCACCATTTCAAGGCGTGTTTGCTCACCGTGTAATCCCTTCAAAACCCACGCGCCGCCATTCCCCAACTCTCACCTCGGCGGCGCGTCGGTTACTCGCAAGAGCACTTCTCCACGACAAGTATAATTACATGTTTGCCCTTCTTTCCCCATCTTGTATTCCACTACACTCTTTCAATTTCACTTACACAACtcttacaaaatcaagaaagagcTTCATTGAAATACTGGGAAATGAGAGTTGGGCACACGGTCGATATGCGGCGCGTGGGGAACACGCTATGTTACCTGAGGTgaagtttgatgattttcgAATTGGGTCCCAGTTTTTTGTGATAAAGCGTAAGCATGCTTGGATAGTTGTGCGTGACAGGAGGTTATGGTCAAAGTTCAAGCTACCTTGCTTAGAAGCTTCCACGTGTTATCCAGAGGAGCAATACTTCTCTACGCTACTCAACATGGTAGACCCACAGGTAGGGGGGTTAAATAG GGTTGTGTCCCAGCTACTTTGA
- the LOC132045711 gene encoding glycosyltransferase BC10-like isoform X1, with translation MFHSSFPFFSIPNSTSGLLTQPYQISPSSSHNPPHPTAPTTMLSPSPISLLCALLLCLPLAIIFTITTPLTSSSVPTTNTPPRNTTSNIIHPKTISTNKTQEKSKEIHSARLPPPVARGGSTSSGAHKLQILNPPTPIASHEEVDDDDSMLFQEAGRVSPITKLVTAPKKLAFMFLTTTALPFAPLWEIFFNNTPKNLYNIYIHADPRFDYTPPFQGVFAHRVIPSKPTRRHSPTLTSAARRLLARALLHDKYNYMFALLSPSCIPLHSFNFTYTTLTKSRKSFIEILGNESWAHGRYAARGEHAMLPEVKFDDFRIGSQFFVIKRKHAWIVVRDRRLWSKFKLPCLEASTCYPEEQYFSTLLNMVDPQGCVPATLTHVDWKGSHGGHPRTYTASEVSPELILTLRLARPRYGDEEINGSDLSVANKRLDPFLFARKFSLDSLQPLMNISREYIFKD, from the exons ATGTTTCACTCAtcctttccatttttttccatTCCCAATAGTACTAGTGGACTTTTAACTCAACCCTACCAAATCTCACCATCTTCATCTCAtaacccaccccaccccaccgcCCCCACCACCATGCTTTCTCCTTCTCCAATCTCTCTACTTTGTGCTCTTTTACTTTGCTTACCCCTTGCTATTATCTTCACTATCACCACCCCTCTTACTTCCTCCTCAGTCCCCACCACCAACACACCACCTAGGAACACGACTAGTAACATCATACACCCTAAGACAATATCAACAaacaaaacccaagaaaaaaGCAAGGAAATTCATAGTGCAAGATTACCTCCACCAGTAgccaggggcggatccacctCTTCAG GAGcacataaacttcaaattctgaatCCGCCGACGCCAATAGCTTCGCATGAGGAAGTTGATGATGATGACTCAATGTTGTTCCAAGAAGCTGGACGAGTCAGCCCGATAACCAAACTAGTTACAGCACCAAAGAAGCTAGCTTTTATGTTTCTCACAACCACCGCACTTCCATTTGCCCCATTATGGGAAATTTTCTTCAACAACACACCTAAAAATCtttacaacatatacatacatgcaGACCCACGTTTCGACTATACACCACCATTTCAAGGCGTGTTTGCTCACCGTGTAATCCCTTCAAAACCCACGCGCCGCCATTCCCCAACTCTCACCTCGGCGGCGCGTCGGTTACTCGCAAGAGCACTTCTCCACGACAAGTATAATTACATGTTTGCCCTTCTTTCCCCATCTTGTATTCCACTACACTCTTTCAATTTCACTTACACAACtcttacaaaatcaagaaagagcTTCATTGAAATACTGGGAAATGAGAGTTGGGCACACGGTCGATATGCGGCGCGTGGGGAACACGCTATGTTACCTGAGGTgaagtttgatgattttcgAATTGGGTCCCAGTTTTTTGTGATAAAGCGTAAGCATGCTTGGATAGTTGTGCGTGACAGGAGGTTATGGTCAAAGTTCAAGCTACCTTGCTTAGAAGCTTCCACGTGTTATCCAGAGGAGCAATACTTCTCTACGCTACTCAACATGGTAGACCCACAG GGTTGTGTCCCAGCTACTTTGACACACGTGGACTGGAAGGGTAGTCATGGAGGGCATCCTCGTACTTACACTGCAAGTGAAGTGTCTCCAGAATTGATCTTGACCTTACGATTGGCCCGGCCTCGATATGGTGATGAAGAAATCAACGGTTCTGATTTGTCTGTTGCTAATAAACGGCTTGATCCATTCTTGTTTGCCAGGAAATTTTCTCTAGATTCTCTACAGCCGTTGATGAATATATCGAGGGAATACATCTTTAAAGATTGA